In Helianthus annuus cultivar XRQ/B chromosome 3, HanXRQr2.0-SUNRISE, whole genome shotgun sequence, a single window of DNA contains:
- the LOC118490334 gene encoding uncharacterized protein LOC118490334, giving the protein MYPFERYMKKLKNYVKNPARPEGCIAECYVFEEALTFCSMYLKDVQTKFNRPDRNDDVVVEKRKLWVFESKCRYVGARKEKYLSFIEKSKMEWFVLENCAEVREYMNEFKHTHPHDDLKTKFPGWFLHKVHSMKTQNSPEFHPELYALSICAKMTAYTYTACIVNGVRFKTLERDAKCATQNSGVEVVGENGVKFYGQLEEIIELRYTNDYSTVLFRCKWFDTQRGVNHDNNITSISTEHEWDKDDQLIFASQAKQVFFIQEMYRNQKNKHRWVVENVNHRRIWDRPLSDDRVNKVQNVGERLEDSDVVDNNSSSDCPLVIDLTQYFQIGSSHVTAGEPSIEVDPPTATVDEVFEVETDSDEVEAAYDEDDPDYVESD; this is encoded by the exons ATGTATCCATTTGAAAGGTACATGAAAAAACTAAAGAACTATGTTAAAAACCCGGCAAGGCCTGAAGGTTGTATAGCTGAATGTTATGTGTTTGAAGAAGCTCTAACATTTTGTTCAATGTACCTTAAAGATGTTCAGACTAAGTTCAATCGCCCAGATAGAAACGATGATGTCGTTGTTGAAAAAAGAAAGTTATGGGTGTTTGAGTCAAAATGTCGTTATGTTGGCGCAAGAAAGGAGAAATATCTATCATTCATCGAAAAAAGCAAGATGGAATGGTTTGTCCTCGAAAACTGCGCAGAAGTTAGGGAGTACATGAA TGAATTCAAACATACACATCCCCATGATGATCTTAAAACCAAATTTCCGGGATGGTTTCTCCATAag GTCCATTCGATGAAAACACAAAATTCTCCAGAATTCCACCCGGAGTTGTATGCTCTTTCAATTTGTGCGAAAATGACTGCTTACACTTACACTGCTTGCATAGTCAACGGTGTTAGGTTTAAGACACTTGAACGTGATGCAAAATGCGCAACGCAAAACTCTGGGGTGGAAGTGGTTGGAGAGAACGGTGTGAAATTTTATGGCCAATTAGAAGAAATTATTGAGTTGCGTTATACAAATGATTATTCCACTGTCCTATTTCGGTGCAAGTGGTTTGATACTCAAAGGGGTGTAAACCATGACAATAATATCACTAGTATAAGCACTGAACATGAATGGGACAAAGACGATCAACTCATATTTGCTTCGCAAGCCAAACAAGTGTTCTTCATCCAAGAAATGTAtcgaaaccaaaaaaataaacatagGTGGGTAGTCGAAAATGTTAATCATCGAAGAATTTGGGATCGGCCATTAAGTGATGACCGCGTCAATAAGGTTCAAAATGTTGGCGAACGCTTAGAAGATAGTGACGTTGTTGACAACAACTCTTCATCTGACTGTCCACTTGTCATTGACTTGACCCAATACTTTCAAATTGGATCTTCTCATGTTACTGCGGGTGAGCCTTCAATTGAAGTTGATCCCCCAACGGCCACCGTCGATGAAGTGTTTGAAGTCGAGACTGATTCTGATGAGGTCGAGGCTGCTTATGATGAGGATGATCCCGATTATGTGGAGTCTGACTAA
- the LOC110928806 gene encoding uncharacterized protein LOC110928806: protein MFSILLIFAYLMADVAPWGHGGDGAGDPPIPPGGFRGTHETDAVPPKRVRGKAKNEKLRRLVKAGGPVSLTFDRQVTYTPVGKTRDMFSREAGLYMWRSIPLDKIGWDNVEQHYKDALMNHLRVNNLYA, encoded by the exons ATGTTTTCGATATTGTTGATATTCGCGTATCTGATGGCTGATGTGGCCCCCTGGGGACATGGGGGTGACGGCGCTGGTGATCCACCGATTCCTCCTGGTGGATTTCGTGGCACACATGAGACAGACG CGGTTCCCCCGAAGAGGGTTAGGGGAAAAGCAAAAAACGAGAAACTAAGGCGTCTGGTAAAAGCGGGGGGGCCTGTATCGCTTACGTTTGACAGGCAGGTGACGTATACCCCTGTTGGTAAAACAAGGGATATGTTTTCACGGGAGGCCGGCCTGTATATGTGGCGGTCCATCCCCCTCGATAAAATTGGATGGGATAACGTTGAACAACATTACAAGGATGCCCTCATGAACCACTTACGGGTAAATAACTTATATGCataa
- the LOC110927608 gene encoding uncharacterized protein LOC110927608, with protein MKRYSDRKYEAKKLFKSKGGYNDLESARAFHPEDMPYDNWLRTIEGFREAKYIKRSEANTLVREKQQFPYRGGTSSYGSTAYKNDMDWVPTYAKTHTDNQGNWVDPVAEQNYRNIQQATSQWSGEGPPIAPYQEALGERRGWYRGMGPKPSSNTSSHSSSNMSSSQARTQEPFSEDFVNSLFQTPSFLSQLNNYLASQGKGKGKSKGYDSDNLFDNESDDEPNDNDDDE; from the exons ATGAAGCGGTACTCTGACCGCAAGTACGAGGCTAAAAAATTATTTAAGAGCAAGGGAGGTTACAATGATCTTGAGAGTGCAAGGGCATTCCATCCCGAGGATATGCCCTATGATAACTGGTTGAGAACCATTGAAGGTTTCCGGGAAGCTAAATATATTAAAAGAAGCGAGGCCAACACACTAGTACGCGAAAAACAACAATTCCCATACCGTGGGGGGACATCTTCGTACGGTAGCACCGCctataaaaat GATATGGATTGGGTACCTACGTATGCTAAAACCCACACGGACAATCAAGGGAATTGGGTTGATCCGGTTGCTGAACAAAATTAC CGGAACATACAACAGGCCACAAGTCAATGGAGCGGTGAGGGTCCGCCAATTGCCCCGTATCAGGAAGCGTTGGGTGAGCGGCGAGGATGGTACCGCGGGATGGGGCCTAAACCTTCTTCCAACACGTCCTCGCACTCGTCATCTAACATGTCGTCTTCGCAAGCTCGGACGCAAGAACCCTTTTCCGAG GATTTTGTTAACAGCTTGTTCCAAACCCCGTCATTTTTGAGCCAACTTAACAACTATCTTGCTtcacaaggaaaaggaaaaggaaagtcaAAAGGCTACGATTCTGACAACTTATTCGATAATGAATCCGACGATGAACCCAACGATAACGATGACGATGAGTGA